A portion of the Thermosediminibacter oceani DSM 16646 genome contains these proteins:
- a CDS encoding methyltetrahydrofolate cobalamin methyltransferase: MLIVGELINSSRKSIAQALEARDEAYLKDLAKKQAEAGAHIIDINCAIFMEKEPEVMEWLVGIIQEAVDVPLCIDTPNVAAMEVGLSRHKGRAMINSISAEKKRWEEMLPLVSKYKPMVIALCIDDAGMPNSVEDRLRVADKLIPGLVEAGISEEDIYLDPLIKPLGVSGTAAVEVLETTRALREKYPKVHVISGLSNVSHGLPVRKVLNRAFAVMCAEAGMDALIADPLDRHLMSLVFAAEALAGRDKHCLNYIKASRAGKVVAE; the protein is encoded by the coding sequence ATGCTAATTGTCGGGGAGTTGATAAATTCAAGCCGTAAATCAATCGCCCAAGCTTTAGAAGCCCGGGATGAAGCGTACCTTAAGGATCTGGCCAAAAAACAAGCAGAGGCCGGAGCCCATATAATAGATATAAACTGTGCCATTTTCATGGAAAAAGAGCCTGAAGTAATGGAATGGCTGGTAGGTATTATACAGGAAGCTGTGGATGTACCCTTATGCATTGATACCCCTAACGTCGCGGCCATGGAAGTCGGGCTATCCCGCCACAAAGGTAGGGCCATGATAAATTCTATTTCCGCCGAGAAAAAACGGTGGGAAGAAATGCTCCCGCTGGTGAGCAAATATAAACCCATGGTCATCGCCTTGTGTATAGATGATGCTGGCATGCCAAATTCGGTTGAGGATCGCCTGCGGGTGGCTGATAAACTAATACCCGGCTTAGTAGAGGCAGGTATTTCCGAAGAGGATATCTATCTTGATCCGCTGATTAAGCCGTTAGGGGTCAGTGGTACTGCTGCGGTTGAGGTGCTGGAAACTACACGGGCTTTGCGGGAGAAATATCCCAAGGTACATGTAATCAGCGGTCTTTCTAACGTCTCTCATGGATTGCCGGTAAGGAAAGTTCTAAATCGGGCGTTTGCCGTGATGTGTGCGGAAGCGGGTATGGATGCTCTCATCGCGGACCCCTTAGATCGCCACCTCATGTCTTTAGTCTTCGCGGCAGAAGCATTGGCGGGACGGGATAAACACTGCCTGAATTATATTAAAGCATCCCGTGCAGGTAAAGTAGTGGCAGAATAA
- a CDS encoding YifB family Mg chelatase-like AAA ATPase, translated as MLATLKSCAIYGLDSFLVDVEVDISSGLPAFDIVGLPDTAVRESRERVRAALKNQNFDFPIKRITLNLAPADIKKEGPHFDLPVALGILAATEQLPAGSLRGYSIVGELSLDGRVRPVNGVLPMAIEVKQKNLKGIVVPFENAEEAAVINGIEVIGVRNLKEAVDFFKGEFRPEKFKPNTRGTITRDFEGDFSEVKGQEVLKRCLEIAAAGHHNVLMVGSPGSGKTMIARRIPTILPSMTFEESLELTKIYSIAGLLSGRASLIESRPFRAPHHSISAVGLVGGGRIPKPGEVSLAHHGVLFLDELPEFSREILEQLRQPLEDGKITIARINATVTYPARFMLIGAMNPCPCGYFGDPFHECSCPPHKIHKYLSKISGPLLDRIDLQVEASPITFSDFEKVDSTDSTTIRKRVELARAIQLERYKGRNIFYNSQLTPAMMNTYCKLGKAEKLLMKEAFHRLKLSGRAYNRVLKVARTIADLDQSENIKERHLAEALQYRNLDRYFQNLRY; from the coding sequence ATGTTAGCCACATTAAAAAGTTGTGCGATATACGGCCTTGACAGCTTCCTGGTAGACGTGGAAGTCGATATTTCAAGCGGTCTTCCGGCCTTTGACATAGTGGGGCTGCCGGATACAGCTGTCAGGGAGTCACGGGAGAGGGTAAGGGCAGCTTTAAAAAATCAGAATTTTGATTTCCCCATAAAAAGGATCACCCTGAATTTAGCACCCGCTGACATAAAAAAAGAGGGACCTCATTTTGACCTGCCCGTTGCTCTCGGCATTCTGGCTGCCACTGAACAACTTCCGGCTGGTTCCCTGCGGGGATATTCCATAGTAGGTGAATTATCTCTTGATGGAAGAGTAAGGCCTGTAAACGGAGTTCTACCCATGGCGATAGAGGTCAAACAGAAAAACTTGAAGGGGATCGTGGTGCCCTTTGAAAATGCTGAAGAAGCTGCTGTCATAAATGGGATAGAAGTTATCGGTGTGAGGAATCTGAAAGAAGCAGTGGACTTTTTTAAGGGCGAGTTTAGGCCGGAAAAATTTAAACCCAATACACGTGGTACAATCACCCGGGATTTTGAAGGTGATTTTTCAGAAGTAAAAGGTCAGGAAGTTCTAAAAAGGTGCCTTGAGATAGCGGCAGCCGGCCACCACAATGTGCTTATGGTGGGCTCTCCCGGCTCCGGAAAGACCATGATAGCGAGGCGCATTCCCACGATCCTGCCCTCAATGACCTTTGAGGAATCCCTGGAATTGACCAAGATTTACAGTATCGCCGGGCTCTTATCGGGAAGGGCATCTTTAATTGAAAGCAGGCCTTTCAGGGCACCTCATCACAGCATTTCTGCTGTGGGCCTGGTGGGTGGAGGGAGAATACCAAAACCCGGCGAAGTTAGCCTGGCCCATCACGGAGTTTTATTCCTGGATGAACTGCCCGAATTTTCCAGAGAGATTTTAGAACAGCTCCGCCAACCGCTGGAAGATGGCAAGATAACCATAGCCAGGATAAACGCAACGGTCACCTATCCCGCCAGGTTCATGCTAATTGGGGCGATGAACCCCTGCCCGTGCGGGTATTTCGGTGATCCTTTCCATGAATGTTCCTGTCCACCTCATAAGATACATAAGTACTTAAGCAAAATTTCCGGCCCTCTTCTTGACAGGATAGACCTACAGGTGGAAGCCTCACCTATAACCTTTTCAGATTTCGAAAAGGTGGATTCTACCGATTCTACCACGATAAGAAAGAGGGTCGAACTGGCAAGGGCTATTCAACTCGAACGTTATAAAGGCCGAAATATTTTTTATAATTCCCAGCTCACACCCGCCATGATGAATACATACTGCAAGCTGGGCAAAGCCGAAAAACTTCTCATGAAGGAAGCCTTCCACAGGTTGAAGCTCAGCGGTAGGGCCTATAACAGGGTGTTGAAAGTAGCGAGAACCATAGCCGATCTGGATCAAAGCGAAAATATAAAGGAAAGACACCTGGCTGAAGCTCTGCAGTATAGAAACCTAGACAGGTATTTTCAAAATTTAAGATATTGA
- the dprA gene encoding DNA-processing protein DprA: MAELELLVALNMIPNLGAVRIRELLNYFQTYSDFMNATRTRLLEVPGISEKICDVILEYKKRVNPYEEIKRAAKLGAKFLTLDDERYPQLLKEIYDPPPVLYVLGEVAVLNLEAVAIVGTRKPTPYGRKIAEQMARELASLEINVVSGMARGIDSIAHKGALEAGGTTTAVLGCGIDIVYPPENYNLMAEIIKAGCVISSFPMGFRPLPSNFPARNRIISGLSKGTLVVEAAEKSGSLITADFALDHGREVFAVPGSIFSPYSRGTHKLIKQGAKLVENVDDILEELNLRKSAGVDMEKGSVISLEEMEVLNLIDYHPTNVEVVVQKTGKAPQEINAIITRLQLKDLIASLPGGYVMRV; this comes from the coding sequence ATGGCAGAGCTGGAGCTGCTTGTGGCTCTGAATATGATACCCAATCTGGGTGCCGTGCGAATCAGAGAGTTATTAAATTATTTTCAAACTTACTCCGATTTTATGAACGCAACAAGAACTCGGTTGCTGGAGGTCCCGGGGATAAGCGAAAAGATATGCGACGTTATTCTGGAATACAAAAAAAGGGTAAACCCTTATGAAGAGATAAAAAGGGCAGCTAAACTCGGAGCAAAATTTTTAACTCTGGATGACGAAAGATATCCACAGCTGTTAAAGGAAATTTACGATCCGCCGCCCGTACTTTATGTCCTTGGAGAAGTGGCGGTTCTTAACCTCGAGGCCGTAGCGATTGTGGGGACCAGGAAACCAACCCCTTACGGCAGAAAGATTGCGGAACAAATGGCGCGGGAGCTGGCATCACTCGAAATAAATGTGGTCAGCGGAATGGCCCGGGGAATTGATTCCATCGCCCATAAAGGCGCGCTCGAAGCCGGGGGGACGACCACGGCGGTTTTAGGATGCGGCATAGACATAGTTTATCCTCCGGAAAATTACAATCTTATGGCAGAAATAATTAAAGCGGGCTGTGTGATAAGCAGTTTTCCTATGGGTTTCAGGCCCCTGCCTTCGAATTTTCCAGCGCGAAACCGCATCATAAGCGGTCTTTCTAAAGGAACGCTGGTGGTAGAGGCCGCTGAAAAAAGCGGATCCTTGATTACCGCTGATTTTGCTCTGGATCATGGCAGGGAGGTTTTTGCGGTACCAGGCAGTATCTTCAGCCCTTACAGCCGGGGAACCCATAAGCTTATAAAACAGGGAGCAAAGCTGGTCGAAAACGTAGACGATATCCTGGAAGAACTAAATTTGAGAAAAAGCGCTGGAGTTGATATGGAAAAAGGTTCTGTGATCAGCCTGGAGGAAATGGAAGTGCTGAATCTGATTGATTATCATCCTACAAACGTAGAGGTCGTCGTCCAGAAGACCGGTAAAGCCCCTCAAGAAATTAATGCGATCATAACCCGTCTCCAGCTGAAGGACTTGATAGCGTCTCTGCCGGGAGGATATGTCATGAGAGTTTGA
- a CDS encoding methyltransferase MtaB domain-containing protein, whose protein sequence is MDYKPVKTFSELAIKSLDDFVYGVAPNPVKAKNGMVIGGGSVYPEINMTLPPMKIDQSTISEVYRQYSEMIEGILKRAKDLYAPGIIVEVELLPETTMKPEWGFEINKILLDKMREYQEKYGLKSLLRCTPNDVREMIRPPFMRRGDMEKGEVTVLPREKKWLDIISSQIERIPDDEEKFWHEIQKELDLTKWRPEEYDLEVSTTK, encoded by the coding sequence ATGGATTACAAGCCGGTTAAAACGTTTAGCGAACTGGCGATAAAATCACTTGATGACTTCGTATACGGGGTTGCGCCCAATCCCGTGAAAGCAAAAAACGGGATGGTAATAGGCGGAGGATCCGTTTATCCTGAGATAAATATGACCCTTCCACCGATGAAAATTGATCAGAGCACTATTTCTGAAGTTTATAGGCAGTATTCGGAAATGATAGAAGGTATTCTCAAGAGGGCGAAGGACCTTTACGCTCCCGGCATCATTGTGGAAGTGGAGCTGCTCCCGGAGACCACGATGAAGCCAGAATGGGGCTTCGAGATCAATAAGATCTTACTGGATAAGATGAGGGAGTACCAGGAGAAGTACGGCCTGAAGAGCCTTCTAAGGTGTACTCCGAATGACGTCAGAGAGATGATCAGACCGCCGTTTATGAGGCGCGGTGATATGGAAAAAGGTGAAGTGACGGTACTTCCGCGTGAGAAAAAGTGGCTGGACATCATTAGTTCTCAGATTGAAAGAATACCCGACGATGAAGAGAAGTTCTGGCACGAAATTCAGAAGGAACTTGATCTCACGAAGTGGAGACCTGAGGAATATGATTTAGAGGTCTCTACGACGAAATAG
- a CDS encoding MATE family efflux transporter, translated as MYSKMTADEKFRIMTQEPVNRLICSLAVPTIISMLISAIYNMTDTFFISKISTSASGAVGISFSLMAIIQALGFTIGMGSGNYISRLLGQKKREYASNVAATVFFTALFLGAVLTFLGLIFLDPLVYALGATPTIAPYARSYIRYILIGAPYMMASFVLNNILRFQGSAFFAMLGIATGSILNIVLDPIFIFVFKMGTGGAALATIISQFISFCILYYNSRIGGNIRIKFKNFTPKWEIYREILKGGLPSFIRQILGSTSMICMNFSARPYGDAAIAAMAIVARIFQFAMSAVIGFGQGFQPVCGFNYGARRYDRVLNAFWFCVRTAAVFLTSVAVFGFMFSYQIISIFRKEDLEVINIGIRALRFQCLTFPLSSWIIMTNMLLQTIGKGFQASVVSASRQGLFFIPAVIILPRLFGLLGVQISQSVSDVFSFLLAVPMALGTLRELEALHNEEKRRSHATHLAST; from the coding sequence ATGTATAGCAAAATGACAGCGGATGAAAAATTCAGAATAATGACACAGGAACCCGTGAACAGGCTTATTTGTTCATTAGCTGTACCTACGATAATCAGCATGCTGATTAGTGCTATATACAATATGACGGATACTTTTTTTATCAGTAAAATCAGCACTAGTGCCTCCGGGGCGGTAGGCATTTCATTTTCTTTGATGGCAATAATACAAGCTTTAGGTTTTACAATAGGCATGGGCTCTGGGAATTACATATCCCGCCTGCTGGGCCAGAAAAAAAGGGAATACGCTTCTAATGTGGCTGCAACTGTTTTTTTTACCGCATTGTTTTTGGGTGCCGTACTTACCTTCTTAGGTTTAATATTTTTAGATCCTCTGGTCTATGCTCTAGGAGCAACTCCGACGATTGCGCCTTATGCGAGAAGTTATATTAGGTATATTTTAATAGGTGCGCCTTATATGATGGCATCTTTCGTGCTCAATAATATTCTCCGCTTCCAGGGCAGCGCCTTTTTCGCGATGCTGGGGATAGCAACCGGCAGCATCCTCAATATCGTCCTAGATCCTATATTTATTTTCGTGTTTAAAATGGGTACCGGCGGAGCTGCACTGGCTACAATAATAAGTCAATTTATCAGTTTCTGCATACTTTATTACAATTCCAGGATAGGAGGCAATATTAGAATTAAGTTCAAAAATTTTACGCCAAAATGGGAAATCTACAGGGAAATTCTCAAGGGCGGTTTGCCGTCTTTCATCCGGCAGATTCTCGGCAGCACATCGATGATCTGCATGAATTTCAGCGCGCGTCCTTATGGCGATGCGGCAATAGCCGCCATGGCTATCGTAGCGCGCATCTTCCAGTTTGCAATGTCGGCAGTAATCGGCTTTGGACAGGGATTTCAGCCGGTATGCGGGTTTAATTACGGTGCCAGAAGATACGACCGGGTACTGAATGCATTCTGGTTTTGCGTTAGAACTGCTGCTGTTTTCCTGACATCGGTTGCTGTTTTCGGATTTATGTTTTCTTATCAGATCATATCAATTTTTCGAAAGGAAGATCTGGAGGTAATCAATATAGGCATAAGGGCGCTGAGATTTCAATGCCTCACATTTCCTCTCTCATCTTGGATTATTATGACAAATATGCTGCTGCAGACGATAGGAAAGGGATTCCAGGCTTCTGTTGTATCCGCTTCCCGGCAGGGGTTGTTTTTCATCCCGGCCGTTATAATCCTCCCTCGTTTGTTTGGATTGCTTGGGGTACAAATTAGCCAGTCCGTTTCAGACGTTTTTTCCTTCTTGCTCGCTGTTCCTATGGCGCTCGGCACATTGAGGGAACTGGAAGCACTGCATAATGAAGAAAAGCGAAGATCTCATGCTACTCACCTGGCGAGCACTTAG
- the cobO gene encoding cob(I)yrinic acid a,c-diamide adenosyltransferase, translated as MKSKKGLVLVYTGNGKGKTTAAMGLALRAIGHGEKVYMIQFMKGNPDYGEVRATSYLPNFHLVQKGRDCFVKKGDPHPEDLRLAREGAELARQVIAGGEYDLVILDEINVAVDFGLVSEEDVLSLIDLKPEKTTLVLTGRYASEKLMEKADMVSEVREIKHHFKKGIGAQPGIEY; from the coding sequence ATGAAGTCTAAAAAAGGTCTGGTACTGGTTTACACCGGAAACGGCAAGGGAAAGACTACAGCCGCTATGGGTCTTGCATTAAGAGCCATAGGACACGGCGAGAAGGTTTATATGATACAGTTTATGAAGGGGAACCCCGACTACGGTGAAGTGAGGGCTACAAGTTACCTGCCGAATTTTCATCTGGTTCAAAAGGGAAGGGATTGTTTTGTCAAAAAAGGCGATCCGCATCCCGAAGATCTAAGGCTTGCCCGAGAAGGGGCTGAACTGGCACGGCAGGTCATCGCCGGAGGCGAGTACGATCTCGTCATACTCGATGAGATCAACGTGGCTGTGGATTTCGGCCTTGTATCAGAAGAGGATGTATTGAGCTTGATAGATTTAAAGCCGGAAAAAACAACCTTGGTTTTAACAGGACGCTATGCTTCGGAAAAATTAATGGAAAAGGCTGACATGGTCAGCGAAGTCAGAGAAATAAAACACCATTTCAAGAAAGGAATAGGTGCACAACCTGGTATCGAATACTAA
- a CDS encoding foldase protein PrsA, with amino-acid sequence MTYLIIATAILALIAGCSPGSSKEVVARVNGEEISKDELYDVMVKLVGKEALDYLVSQKIIDLEAKKQNINVSEEDIQRELEKVYEYYGGEEAFTQNLQMSGYSLEEYKKDLAMDIKIKKLLEPKISITEEEIKSYFEENKDNFAREKQVRARHILVENEEKANEVIAKLKSGEDFAELAKQYSTDTATKEKGGDLGFFGRGDMVKEFEEAAFSLKVGEISSPVKTQYGYHIIKVEEIKEAQEANYEESKDKIKDILLNQKVQQEYSTWMQELYQQYEVENLLADK; translated from the coding sequence GTGACCTATTTAATAATTGCGACTGCTATCCTGGCTCTAATTGCCGGCTGCAGTCCTGGGAGTTCAAAGGAAGTGGTGGCCAGGGTAAATGGTGAGGAAATCAGTAAAGATGAGTTATACGATGTGATGGTAAAATTGGTTGGGAAAGAGGCTTTGGATTATTTGGTTTCACAAAAAATCATTGATCTGGAAGCAAAAAAACAGAATATTAATGTGTCAGAGGAAGATATCCAGAGGGAACTGGAAAAGGTTTACGAATACTACGGCGGTGAAGAAGCCTTTACGCAGAATTTGCAGATGAGCGGTTATTCGCTGGAAGAATATAAAAAGGACCTGGCTATGGATATCAAAATTAAAAAGCTTCTGGAGCCAAAAATATCAATTACTGAAGAAGAGATAAAATCTTATTTTGAAGAAAACAAAGACAATTTCGCGCGGGAAAAACAGGTGAGAGCCCGCCACATTTTGGTAGAAAATGAGGAAAAGGCTAATGAAGTAATAGCAAAATTAAAGAGCGGAGAAGATTTCGCTGAATTAGCAAAGCAATACTCCACCGATACGGCAACAAAGGAAAAGGGTGGAGACCTCGGCTTTTTCGGCAGAGGGGATATGGTAAAGGAGTTTGAAGAAGCCGCGTTTTCTTTAAAGGTAGGAGAGATCAGTTCTCCGGTAAAGACACAGTATGGATACCATATCATTAAAGTGGAAGAAATAAAAGAAGCCCAGGAAGCTAATTATGAAGAGAGCAAGGATAAAATAAAAGATATACTTTTAAATCAAAAAGTTCAACAGGAATACAGCACCTGGATGCAGGAACTATACCAGCAGTATGAAGTAGAAAATTTATTGGCTGATAAATGA
- a CDS encoding methylenetetrahydrofolate reductase C-terminal domain-containing protein, producing MQNRFKESLLDKNVFSVTWELVPGRGAREKTQEEAIMAAEQAAKGGKIHALTLTDNPGGNPAILADYLATEVIKKGIEPLVHFTCKDRNRNQIESQLYALDRAGVRNLLVMTGDYTVSGYAGRPKPVFDVDPIHVLDLISQMNRGLEYPGIKGTIKHQPSDFFAGAVVSPFKATEAEQMVQYYKLKKKVKAGAQFIVTQLGYDARKFHEVIQFIRQQGWNIPVIGNIYILPLGTARVMNKNRIPGCVVTDKLVAELEKEAQAPDKGRQARLDRAAKMYAFMKGMGYDGVHIGGHGVKYEDVEYVIEKGEELSKNWMDFIHEFDFPIPGGFYYYEKDPKTGLNTPNPVDRKNRPLDAPVEFIYRLSTFTHRMMLEPGTPLWKPMQAIARMVDGTSLERPYHAFEHLMKVCLYDCQNCGDCALMDVAYVCPMSQCPKNQRNGACGGSYMGWCEVYPNKKKCAYVRAYARLKRFGKEHELDGNIIPPPNWDLYQTSSWLNYYLGRDHSASRFGIKRYEKKKDKK from the coding sequence ATGCAGAACCGTTTTAAGGAGTCCCTGCTAGACAAAAACGTTTTTTCCGTTACCTGGGAACTGGTGCCGGGTAGGGGAGCCAGGGAAAAGACGCAGGAAGAGGCTATAATGGCAGCAGAGCAGGCAGCTAAGGGAGGAAAAATACATGCTCTCACTCTAACCGATAACCCGGGTGGAAATCCGGCTATTCTGGCGGACTATCTAGCAACTGAAGTAATTAAAAAAGGTATCGAGCCTCTGGTTCATTTCACCTGCAAAGATAGAAACCGCAACCAGATCGAAAGCCAGCTGTATGCCCTAGATCGGGCCGGGGTCAGAAATCTTCTTGTAATGACGGGAGACTACACCGTTTCGGGTTATGCGGGCCGCCCTAAGCCGGTCTTTGACGTTGACCCCATCCATGTTCTCGACCTTATTTCACAAATGAACCGCGGGCTTGAGTATCCGGGAATAAAAGGAACTATAAAGCATCAGCCCAGTGATTTTTTTGCCGGTGCTGTTGTTTCACCCTTTAAAGCTACGGAAGCAGAACAAATGGTTCAGTATTATAAATTAAAGAAAAAGGTAAAAGCTGGAGCCCAATTCATTGTTACCCAGCTGGGTTATGATGCCCGAAAATTCCATGAAGTAATTCAATTTATCCGGCAGCAGGGGTGGAATATTCCGGTTATCGGTAATATCTACATCCTGCCTCTAGGTACGGCAAGAGTAATGAACAAAAATAGGATTCCCGGTTGCGTCGTTACGGACAAACTGGTAGCCGAGTTGGAGAAAGAAGCTCAGGCTCCGGATAAAGGACGCCAGGCCCGCCTGGACAGAGCAGCAAAGATGTATGCCTTTATGAAAGGAATGGGTTACGATGGCGTGCACATAGGTGGTCACGGCGTCAAATACGAAGATGTAGAGTATGTTATTGAAAAAGGGGAAGAACTCAGCAAAAACTGGATGGACTTCATTCATGAATTTGATTTTCCGATCCCCGGCGGTTTCTATTACTACGAAAAGGATCCCAAGACCGGTCTCAACACTCCCAATCCGGTCGACCGCAAAAACAGGCCTCTTGACGCCCCGGTGGAATTTATTTACCGCCTGTCCACATTTACGCATCGTATGATGCTTGAGCCCGGGACACCTCTGTGGAAACCAATGCAGGCAATAGCCAGAATGGTTGACGGGACTTCATTAGAGAGACCATACCATGCCTTCGAACACCTCATGAAAGTTTGCCTGTACGATTGCCAAAATTGTGGCGACTGTGCTTTGATGGATGTGGCATATGTCTGTCCCATGTCTCAGTGTCCCAAAAACCAGCGGAACGGGGCTTGCGGAGGCAGCTACATGGGCTGGTGTGAGGTTTATCCCAATAAGAAAAAATGCGCTTATGTCCGTGCTTACGCCCGTCTGAAGCGTTTTGGAAAAGAGCACGAGCTGGATGGCAATATTATACCGCCGCCCAACTGGGACCTCTATCAGACCTCTTCCTGGCTCAACTATTATTTGGGCCGCGACCATTCTGCGAGTCGCTTTGGAATAAAGCGTTACGAAAAAAAGAAAGATAAAAAATAA
- a CDS encoding cobalamin B12-binding domain-containing protein, with translation MASLEELAQAVLDGDETQVVELTKSLLTSGVSPKDVIDKGLMAGIDKVGELFKNNEMFVPEVLLSAAALKAGMELVLKESQQGAEVTTKGTVVMGTVEGDLHDIGKNLVCMMLESNGFKVYDLGVDVKPDKFIEAVKQYQPDIVGMSALLTTTMVNMKTTIDALAAAGLRDKVKILVGGAPVNQKFADEIGADGYAPDAAAAVEVCRKCLAG, from the coding sequence ATGGCAAGCTTAGAAGAATTAGCACAGGCTGTATTGGATGGTGATGAAACACAAGTTGTAGAACTTACAAAGAGTTTATTGACCAGTGGAGTAAGCCCGAAGGATGTCATCGACAAGGGTCTGATGGCGGGCATAGACAAGGTTGGTGAACTGTTCAAGAACAACGAGATGTTTGTGCCGGAAGTCCTGCTGTCTGCCGCGGCGCTGAAAGCCGGAATGGAGCTGGTGTTAAAGGAGAGCCAGCAAGGAGCTGAGGTGACTACTAAGGGTACAGTCGTAATGGGCACTGTTGAGGGCGACCTGCACGATATTGGTAAAAACTTGGTATGCATGATGCTGGAAAGCAACGGTTTCAAGGTTTACGACCTGGGCGTGGATGTGAAACCGGACAAATTTATTGAGGCCGTAAAGCAGTATCAGCCGGATATTGTAGGTATGTCTGCTCTGCTGACTACCACCATGGTCAATATGAAAACTACCATAGATGCTCTGGCTGCAGCTGGACTGAGAGACAAGGTAAAGATACTCGTCGGTGGAGCGCCCGTCAACCAAAAATTTGCCGATGAGATCGGCGCTGATGGATACGCACCCGATGCTGCTGCAGCAGTCGAAGTTTGCAGAAAATGCCTGGCTGGGTAA